From a region of the Candidatus Hydrogenedentota bacterium genome:
- a CDS encoding HDOD domain-containing protein, which yields MFRDELTKKFSLLEDLPTLPSIIFELERMLHSDSASIQEIAVVVEEDPAIAASVLRVANSVVYFSSMSGRIVSLRDALVRLGLQEVQRLVSAAAIIKAFGNLGRHLDMKRFWQQSLRTAVCMRMIARSASGKVYIDEDEAYMAGLLHDIGLLILDQYFPDVYERLQADIAARARPRPEAEQAQLGLDHGQIGGCLLEQWNLPPELVEAVTWHNQPDQAGADARTLARAVRAAETVTDALESEDTSEETLQFINSQPFWEEVAFGPEAVAAITEETRQWSTPVFALL from the coding sequence ATGTTTCGAGACGAATTGACCAAAAAATTCAGCCTGCTGGAAGACCTGCCGACTCTGCCGTCCATCATCTTCGAACTGGAACGCATGCTGCACAGCGATTCGGCCAGCATCCAGGAGATTGCCGTCGTGGTCGAAGAGGATCCGGCCATCGCGGCCAGCGTGTTGCGGGTCGCGAACTCGGTCGTGTACTTCAGCAGCATGTCCGGGCGGATCGTGTCGCTGCGCGACGCGCTCGTGCGCCTGGGGCTGCAGGAAGTCCAGCGGCTGGTGTCGGCGGCGGCCATCATCAAGGCCTTTGGGAACCTGGGCCGCCATCTGGATATGAAGCGCTTCTGGCAGCAAAGCCTGAGGACCGCCGTGTGCATGCGCATGATTGCCCGGTCGGCGTCGGGCAAAGTATACATCGACGAGGATGAAGCCTACATGGCGGGATTGCTGCACGATATCGGGCTGCTCATCCTGGACCAGTATTTTCCGGACGTTTACGAGCGGCTCCAGGCGGACATCGCGGCGCGCGCGCGGCCCCGGCCGGAAGCCGAGCAGGCGCAACTGGGGCTGGACCACGGGCAGATAGGCGGCTGCCTGCTGGAGCAATGGAACCTGCCGCCCGAGTTGGTGGAGGCCGTGACCTGGCATAACCAGCCGGACCAGGCCGGAGCGGACGCGCGCACGCTGGCGCGCGCGGTCCGGGCCGCGGAAACCGTCACCGACGCCCTGGAATCCGAGGACACCTCCGAGGAGACGCTGCAATTCATTAACAGCCAGCCCTTCTGGGAAGAGGTTGCCTTCGGGCCGGAAGCGGTCGCGGCGATTACCGAAGAGACCCGGCAGTGGAGCACGCCCGTCTTCGCGCTGCTATAG